In Enoplosus armatus isolate fEnoArm2 chromosome 12, fEnoArm2.hap1, whole genome shotgun sequence, the DNA window CTGGCAGTGACAGAGCCTTTGCTGGTGAGAGAGATGAGTGTGTTTACTGCACTCGTTTTTGTAGTTTTCCACCTGTAAAGAGCAGAGAACGTACACTGTTTATGATGATAAATCAGCAGTGACctcaacatttgtgtttttcagcgGGGGCGGACATTAAGGAGATGCAGAATCGAACCTTCCAGGAATGTTACGGTGGAAACTTCCTGGCTCACTGGAACAGAGTGTCCACAGTAAAGAAGCCTGTGATTGCAGCTGTCAATGGATTTGCTGTGAGTgtctcttatttatttatataatttattgttttaattgacaggaggagatttaaaaaaaatacaaacattacattaaagtgACAATAAAAACCTTTCAAAGCAAGACAATAAATATGGAAATGAGTaagaagagaaaacagctcCAGCTCCTAAAGAtaggggtgtccacatacttggCCATATAGTGTCTCCTTCACTTCCTTGTGCTGTTTATGTTTCATACTGTACCCTCTGCTGTTTCAGCTGGGTGGAGGCTGTGAGCTGGCGATGATGTGTGACATCATCTATGCCGGAGAGAAGGCGCAGTTCGGCCAACCAGAGATCCTGTTGGGAACCATTCCGGGTAAAGACTCATTTCTATCTCCTTCCTGTACAGACTTCACTTCATATTCTAAGGTTACCAGATTCCTGCTGTTGGAGCAGCTGTTCATGACGTCTGTCTTCCTGCAGGGGCGGGTGGCACCCAGCGGCTGACCCGTGCGGTGGGCAAATCCCTGGCTATGGAGTTGGTACTCACGGGAGACAAAATTAATGCACAAGATGCCAAGCAATCAGGTAACAGCAGTgttggaaagtacatttactcaagtactattCTTAGGACAACTTTGCAGCACTGTGTAGTGTCAGATTTCAGATGTTTATGATGTTTTTCCACCAAAAAGGTGTTTCCcttctaaacttctcagatggtttcatgtcAATAATTTATTCGAGGtgaaattatccaatatttcacaaaaaaggaaagattAGAGAAAATACCAAAAAGATGAATATACATTTGTGAAGCAGAACTTTGTTGTTTCTTTCCTTTGACCCCTCCGCTTTATCTTGTGACTCACTGGAGGGGACCCAACCCCTATGTTGTACTtcaaactagctccacctcgaccacctacagcagtaaaatgttccttACGCACAGGAACTTTaataacaatctaataatgtaatgtataataatatatcagtcataGGGGACATTTTGTccagtatttttacttttgagtttgtttttttttgttgttgataataatactgtacttttaggatgtaatggagtatttttagattgttgtattggtacttttactcaagttaTTTGTTTCTTACATTAGACTGCATCAGTAAACCTAATAAACTGACGGGTCTTCATATAGTTATTATCCTTGATTCAGTATCTTTTTGTGTTTCCCAGGTTTGGTGAGTAAAATTTATCCTGTGGAACAGTTGGTGTCTGAAGCCATTAAATGTGGGGAGAAAATTGCTTCCAACTCCAAACTGGTTGCTGCTATGGCTAAAGAGGCTGTTAACGCAGGTGTGTAAACTCAATAGAAGCTAAATATCTTAAAACCTACTAAACTGAACAagtttcagttttgtctgaCTTGTTCCTGTGTGTGATTGCAGCTTATGAACTGACTTTGGCTGAGGGTAATCGTTTGGAAAAGCGTTTATTCCACGCTACCTTTGCTACGGTGAGTAGAAGAGCACATTGAGAGCTAGTGAGGCGGATTTACTCTGATTTTGATGGTCCGATCATGATGTCTGTGTTCTCCTCTGCAGGATGATCGTAAAGAAGGCATGACAGCATTTGTGGAGAAGAGAAAGGCCAGTTTCCAGGACAATTAGAAAAGAGCAGACCAAGAGCTCAGACAAGATCACAAAGTTCCTGATATCAGTGGGTCATTTGCCTATCTGCAATAAGATGAATGATGCAAAAAATCCTGGCGGTAGTGGAACATACAAGCTGTTTATATTAGGATTTGGCACTGAGTGAGTGCACAAGAGTGTCTTATCACAGTAAAGCCCCACCTGCTGAGGCTCTGTATTAAAATCAGATGCGGTCTGGGTGCAGGATTGCAGGGGTTTGTATGTGAATACCATTTGATAACCGTGTTCTAGTCAGTGTTTAATAGGCGGAATCAGTCTTGATGACGTGTACTGACTTtggcttttcattttcactgtcaaaTGTTTGCCTGCATTTTGTAGGCAACTTATTTCTgtgcatattttacaaataaagcTCCAGAGTGGTTTTCAGTACTGTGACATGAACAGAAAAGGGAAGATATGTCTGCTGTAATCATTAACACTGTTGGGCTGTTCCTTGCCACATTTATAATATTCGGTGATACAGTATGATTGCATATAATTCACATGTGCCTATTTGTAACTCAGAAACATCCTGGTTTCAGAGGCTGGTTTCTAATGTGTCTTTGAAAGAAATTCAGTAAATAATATCTAAAACTTGACTCAAGCGGATTCAGTTCACCCAGAATTCAGCCAGTGTGTACTTCTCACCACTAGATGGGCCTCTTGTGCTGAtgcacaaagagacagaaactggACATCGATTATAAATTCAATGGGCCTGTTGTACAGACTCGCACCGGATTGTACACTGATGACCCTTAATTTGGTGTGACTGAGTGTAAAGTGAATCTTATAATGTCAAGtcattaaaatactgtaaaaaataacataaataaatcatcacGCATTGccagcacagaaacaaaatataaatgctTGTCATTTGTTTGGTAATGAGATGGAACTATTCATCAGACTACCAAACCTACActcacttgtgttttctttacttaaatataataataataataataataataataatgataggCCAACTTTTCTTGTTCAGCGCTCAAATTTGTACAATATCCAATAACCAAAGGGCTGGATTTAAATGTCATATAGTCGATAGCCttttgacaaaatgtcagtgaagCTGATCATTTCAGTAAGATTTATAGCCTACTATAGGCCAACTACCGGTGTGATGATTTAGAGGAAATTCTCATATAATCTCAGCAGCTGCACGCCTTTACAAgctgacactgaaaaaaataccCATGTTTAATTGTATGTAATAagaatacagcctcacagattGATCCGTAAGTCTCATGCCCATCACCTATCGGTTGAAAATATTCGggaacacattaaaaaataataattttgactTCAAAGAAAACACCAGAACAAATTTGGTTAGTGCGCGCTTTCTTTTGCCGCTCCAATCATCGCAAGGcaccttttttctctctgatcttCACACGGCGGCGCCCCATATCTTCACAAGGCCATGGCctaattgatttttattttcattcaatattCCCCTGGAGCTTGCTTTCTTGTCAGCCCCCTGgaacaaaactttaaaaaggaggagaaaaaaagactcgTCTTCTCACTCCGCGGGGAAGCACAAAAGTCTGCAGAGAGGGCCCAAAAAGAAGCTCCTCTTTGAGGCTACCGAAAggtcaaaataataaatgtagaCTCAATTGAGGCTCTCCACACAGACAAAGGGGGCAAAACGTTACATTTTGGCAGCGCAGACCCTCATAGCGTGATAAACTCATTTAAAGAAGCCGAAATAAAGAGAGAGCAGCATGGgtccagagagggagaaaggggcTTTCAGTCCGGCAGACAGGCCTGGCTCCTGCAAGGGCCTTTTCTCCTGCCCAGCAGCCTCCCAGCCCTCTCCAAAACCCACTCTCATATTCCTGAACGGCACTGCCTCTGTGCCACTCAGTCATGTTGGTGACTTTATCtccatttttaattcatttttatattctcGTTGATCCGTTTCTATGCATGTATCATTTGTAGCCTGTAACTCAAAGgacaaaaactgagaaaaaggaAGCAGCTATATAGACATGAATCCTTCTCCACTGAGAACTACATAGATTAGCATAAAGGTAATAATAAACTTATAGATCCCTTTAGCAAAAGATTTGTGTAATGTGATGTGGGCTGATTTCTTCCTGCACAATGCGCAGAAAGGACATAATACGTTTAAAGAATGGCATTACACACAGACCATCAAGTCCTATATattacagaaatgaaacaacataCATTGTAGGTCTGGAATGCAGAAATTGGCTGATAGGCTTATATATAGATAATATTtgcaaaaaaacatgcaataaaGTATCAACATATTTCTCCTGTTCGTTATTAACAGCAGCTGTATAAGGATTGTAAATTCAGTATAGACCCACAAGACTGCAATACTAGACTGTGACTTGACTTTTATAAAAGCCTTTTTATATGtagatctgctgctttttacaGAACCAGGATCTGCGGTCATGGAAAGGATTCCTCAGCACTTTTCTGCCATCCAGCTGAGAGTTTCTCTGGCTCAGATGAAACAGGCCGGGTGGAGTGGTTTTCATctgacaaatattttcattaggCCTAGGCCTATCTCACATTCTTGGCACCAGAGACCGTGAATAACACATTCACCGGTGTCTGCTTTGAATTATTCCCACCCAAGGGTGTCAGAAACAGCGACGATTAACCGACTATACAGCGTGTCGGACTAATGACACTCCCGTTTTATAGCTCTCGATAGGCTACCGCAATGTCGTTAGATTAGGCCTATGATATGTCGTTAGTGTATTTGCAAAGGTCACtgcacatttttataaataattaattgaaaaacatacacattatCCTTATTTCATATTAATTAGtagtatgtaagtatgtatgtaaCATTTTGTAGTGCACAAATCGCCTGCCTTTTTCCCGACAAACCCGCAATAGTATTTACGTGTTGTGATCAAatcaactgaaataaataataataattctatttatttatgataAAAACATACAGGATTACAGACGGACAATTAAATGTGCTTGAGCGATTGTTTGAGTCTATACGTTTACTTaagtttttttaattatttacccGATGTGGAAGCCCCACTAACCAATCAAATTAGGGCGCCTGATCACATGACTCGTTTCCTTACGTCTACAAAGACAATGAAGTTAAACTAAAAATCAAGATAGTTCAGTTAGCGTAACCTCCGCCCGACAGACCGAAACTTAAAATCTGAAATTTGGCTTGACGAACACCAGGAGACACCATGATAATACACATGTGAGACTCGCTACTCGCTAACtagcttttgttttatgttacGAGGCTAATTTTTATCGGTAAGCATGTCCGGCGGACCTAAACGAAGACGGAAGTAGGCTGCAGGGACTGCTCTCGCTTTGCTTCAATACGCTCCAGTTCTCTGCTCTCTGGGGCTTCCAGTATGGTCGCGCTGAAAGGAATCCCCTCTGTTTTATCGCCTGAACTGCTGTATGCTCTTGCTAAAATGGGCCATGGGGATGAACTGGGTATgatatttaaatacatacacataagtCGCCTTTCTCAGCGGCTGTGCTTGCCTATAACGTCTGTACCTGCACTGTAGGGTAGAAGGCGAAGTTCACAACACACCGGTGTAAACAGTGATGGAGCAGGACTGATCTCACAGGATCATTAACCTACAACCATGTTAGTTAATTCAGTCATTTACAagttttactctgtttttcttctttttcagtcCTTGCTGATGCAAACTTTCCTGCATCTTCCATTTGTGCTTGTGGTCCAAAAGAGATAAGAGCTGATGGTATGTAAACACTTCTGTTAATGAAAatgttgggtgtgtgtgcgcactggAGTGGTTTTATACTTTATTGCTCCAACTGTGTCTGATCTTTATGTAGGTTTGGGAATCCCACAGCTTTTGGAGGCCATTTTGAAGCTGTTGCCCCTGGATACCTATGTCAGCTCTCCGGTACAGGACCCATAAATCTAAAGCTAAATACACTGAGTCTTGTAGATGGCAATAATGAGTAATTTGTTGAATCTGTGCTGATATGTCTCCACAGGCTGCAGTCATGGATCTGGTAGACAGTGACAAACAGAGGGGTTTAGCTGTCCCTGTGTGGGACACTTACACACAGCTCCTGGGTCAGGCTGGGTCTCAGGTAAAACAGCCTGTCCACCCAATGATTTAGTAACTCGAAATAACTTTGTGTACATTTGAGTTTAGACTCTTTGTGTGTTGacttctgtttacatttagaCTCCTCTTGAGAAGGTGGAAAGGTTTGCTTTCTATGAACGAGCTAAGAAAGCCTACGCTGTTGTGGCAACAGGGTGTGTATTTTCTCTGCCTTCATTTGAATTTTATAGCTTGAGTCACACATGAATTATATGAATTTCAGACATGTGGAcggtgattcagaggtctggaaccacgcttatttttcacaaataactaatattttaataatgttaCACAAAAGTCTCATTATTTCAAACATGTCCTTAAAATTGTTGTGGATAAAATATGTTCCTCTTTCTTATATTCCTCTGCTCTTTCTACATAGGGAAACAGCTCTGTATGGTAACCTGATACTGAAGAAGGGGGTCATTCCTGCAGAGCAGATGCAGTGATGCACGCTcactcacatgcacattttaaagtaatgatgatgaaatgatgacttCAGTCACAACTGTGAATCAAGAGGTAGTttgcataaaacacattttttgttttgttctgtttctacCAGAAGCTGTGAACCCAAAACATAATCTATTCTTGTTCATGTGTAATTAATACTGTAAATACGAACAGATTAATCTCCAGTTTACATGGAGCTGaaatttttgtgtatttttgtaaataacTTCTGCGTTGTACaaacatttcaataaataaaacccaTGAAGTCTTTGATGAGTGGGTTAAAGTATCTTTATCATCAAGATGTATATGAGTGACACTGAGATTTAGATGTGTTCATTGTTATCGTGGACAGTTTAATGGAGTCAAATGACACCTGTTGCAGCTACAGTGTATCAGCTATGTCTGATTTGAAATGATAAGGACCTATACAGGTTGTGTTGTTGAAGGATCACTGGTGGTAGAAATCATCCAGATCTTCCTCTGGTTCACTGTGCTTCCTCTGAGACGGCAAATCAACAGGAGCGGCAGCATTAGTATCACCTTGGTAAGGGATGGGCATCAGGAGATCTTTGTGGTACAGGTCGTCCATGTCCTCCTCTGGTTGATGGTGAACTCTGACCTCACTTTCACCCCTGACCTCACGTCTCAGCGGCTCCATCTGTACAGGTGAGCGCTGGTCATCGTGATGATACAGCTCGTCCTCATCCTTCTCTGGTTCGGAGTGTGCAACGCGGACCTCTGCACCAGCTTCGTATCCAGCCACTAGTGGGGCCAGATAGACGTCCAGCTCCTCCCTCGCTTTGTGGTAGACTTCATCCCAGTCCTGTTCAGGTTCTTCTGAGGCCACCTTACTGAAAACAGAGTGGTCGATGTCATCTTTATCCTCTGGTTCCTCATTGTACCTCACATTGGCATCTTCCTGCGAGGGCTCTGCCTGGATGCCGGCAGCAGGAAGGGCATCCAGGATTTGAAGTTTGAGGAGATCAGCCATTGAAGGATGATAAAGCTCATCCAAGTCTTCTTCAGCCTCCAGGGGCTGTTTGTCCTTTCCACTGCCTGTCATACTCTTCCAAATCATCATGCGAGGGTCGATGTCATAGTGAGTCTCGTCCATGTCCTCTGGAGGCTCCACTTCCACTCCCCAGGACATCTTTCCTTCGTCATCTATGgacctgaaataaaaaaaatcatgcaatCTCAGACTGCATTTCCTCAGTCCAAGAGAAGAttattcactttcattttaGTTTAAGGAAATTACAACTTACATAACGGTGTCCTGGAATGCTTCATCTGTAAATTTATTCTGAGAAAA includes these proteins:
- the fuom gene encoding fucose mutarotase isoform X1, encoding MVALKGIPSVLSPELLYALAKMGHGDELVLADANFPASSICACGPKEIRADGLGIPQLLEAILKLLPLDTYVSSPAAVMDLVDSDKQRGLAVPVWDTYTQLLGQAGSQTPLEKVERFAFYERAKKAYAVVATGETALYGNLILKKGVIPAEQMQ
- the echs1 gene encoding enoyl-CoA hydratase, mitochondrial, translated to MAFLCRNAALLLKPSRAAPAVLSAARLYSSGGQYEYILVEKRGEKSNVGFIQLNRPKALNALCDGLMKEVGNALDAFEADGDVGAIVITGSDRAFAAGADIKEMQNRTFQECYGGNFLAHWNRVSTVKKPVIAAVNGFALGGGCELAMMCDIIYAGEKAQFGQPEILLGTIPGAGGTQRLTRAVGKSLAMELVLTGDKINAQDAKQSGLVSKIYPVEQLVSEAIKCGEKIASNSKLVAAMAKEAVNAAYELTLAEGNRLEKRLFHATFATDDRKEGMTAFVEKRKASFQDN
- the fuom gene encoding fucose mutarotase isoform X2, with amino-acid sequence MVALKGIPSVLSPELLYALAKMGHGDELGLGIPQLLEAILKLLPLDTYVSSPAAVMDLVDSDKQRGLAVPVWDTYTQLLGQAGSQTPLEKVERFAFYERAKKAYAVVATGETALYGNLILKKGVIPAEQMQ